Proteins co-encoded in one Candidatus Thiodictyon syntrophicum genomic window:
- a CDS encoding SGNH/GDSL hydrolase family protein produces the protein MTANPGAYGFTDTTHSCLYSGAWSPTDTTCTGYLYFDNVHPTTAAHRLLAAQFAAAAPAPETYALILRGLAVIGGSMGRGRRHYGQP, from the coding sequence GTGACCGCCAATCCGGGGGCCTACGGGTTCACCGACACCACGCATTCCTGCCTCTACAGCGGTGCCTGGTCGCCGACCGACACCACATGCACGGGCTATCTCTATTTCGATAACGTGCACCCGACCACCGCCGCGCACCGGCTGCTCGCCGCGCAGTTCGCCGCCGCGGCACCCGCGCCCGAGACCTATGCGTTGATACTGCGGGGTTTGGCCGTGATCGGGGGGTCGATGGGTCGAGGTCGGCGCCACTACGGTCAGCCCTGA
- a CDS encoding Druantia anti-phage system protein DruA — MSPGPWVHCGRVFSVEEIAGIRQTVAWLPRLGRRELAATLCEHLQWYTVTGAAKVHACREFLERLEAAGLVALPPLQVARRPRPVPPAPVVAAPMPIHGPLAALGPVRLAPVRADAAAVAQWNAAVARWHPLGYKGAFGYRLRYFITAGEQHLGCLLLAGAARALAVRDHWIGWDAQTRRANQVRVLNNSRFLIFPHVQVPHLASHVLGQLARRVRADWLEHWGFAPLLLETFVDPRHYAGTCYRAAGWELLGETSGSGLARPGRTYHSAPRQVWVKPLSAQWRERLCAASGGTTP; from the coding sequence ATGAGTCCAGGACCGTGGGTGCACTGTGGTCGCGTCTTCAGCGTCGAGGAGATCGCCGGTATCCGCCAGACGGTGGCGTGGCTGCCGCGGTTGGGGCGGCGCGAGTTGGCGGCGACGCTGTGCGAGCATTTGCAGTGGTATACCGTGACGGGGGCGGCGAAGGTTCACGCCTGTCGGGAGTTTCTGGAACGTCTGGAGGCGGCCGGGTTGGTGGCGCTGCCCCCGTTGCAGGTCGCGCGGCGTCCCCGCCCGGTCCCCCCGGCGCCGGTGGTGGCGGCGCCGATGCCGATTCACGGCCCCTTGGCCGCGCTCGGCCCGGTGCGCCTGGCGCCGGTGCGCGCCGACGCCGCGGCGGTGGCGCAATGGAATGCGGCGGTCGCGCGTTGGCACCCCTTGGGCTACAAGGGTGCCTTCGGCTACCGGCTGCGCTACTTCATCACCGCGGGCGAGCAGCACCTGGGCTGCCTCCTGCTGGCGGGCGCGGCGCGCGCGCTGGCGGTGCGTGACCACTGGATCGGGTGGGACGCCCAGACGCGCCGGGCCAACCAGGTGCGGGTGCTCAACAACAGCCGCTTTCTGATCTTTCCCCACGTCCAGGTGCCGCACCTGGCCAGCCATGTGCTGGGACAACTGGCGCGGCGGGTGCGCGCCGATTGGCTCGAACACTGGGGGTTTGCGCCGCTGTTGCTGGAGACCTTCGTCGACCCGCGCCACTACGCCGGCACCTGTTACCGTGCCGCCGGGTGGGAACTGCTGGGGGAGACCAGCGGGAGCGGGCTGGCGCGACCGGGCCGGACCTATCACAGCGCCCCGCGCCAAGTCTGGGTCAAGCCCTTGAGTGCACAGTGGCGCGAGCGCTTGTGCGCCGCGTCCGGGGGGACGACGCCATGA